In the Anastrepha obliqua isolate idAnaObli1 chromosome 1, idAnaObli1_1.0, whole genome shotgun sequence genome, one interval contains:
- the LOC129236079 gene encoding uncharacterized protein LOC129236079, whose translation MDVIIDHILHFLQFDVPSIFEKERCLENVYEPHPHITKGDEMMECDEDEDFDDPDNQLGDFCEELKQMEIEENECCSKSKQSQVRRSERAAESECLLDDVKDEAPCEENNADPMAGGDKCPCEAVCKRVVSKITDKCSSSTLLELHCIEERAVKLWETLHSHMRNNNCGKLPNWWDLKSWQKLPFYWAAVSNEILCDDPFENFKQFYIGNKKSSKRIAKHQLDRTLVMWHRLSGKQRLPFVMEAFISKVGAGKVNIADEHEIHRIIRDLQNK comes from the coding sequence ATGGACGTAATTATCGAtcacattttgcattttttacaatTCGATGTGCCCAGCATTTTCGAGAAGGAGAGATGTCTTGAAAATGTCTATGAGCCACACCCACATATCACAAAAGGCGACGAAATGATGGAATGTGACGAAGATGAGGATTTTGATGACCCAGATAACCAATTGGGGGATTTTTGCGAGGAACTGAAGCAGATGGAGATTGAAGAGAATGAATGCTGTAGCAAATCAAAACAGTCACAAGTAAGGCGGAGTGAACGTGCGGCAGAAAGTGAGTGCCTGTTGGATGACGTGAAAGACGAGGCACCCTGTGAAGAAAATAACGCAGATCCGATGGCAGGTGGTGACAAATGCCCTTGTGAGGCAGTGTGCAAGCGGGTTGTGTCAAAAATAACTGATAAATGCTCGTCGTCGACATTGTTGGAACTGCATTGCATTGAGGAGCGGGCTGTCAAATTATGGGAGACACTACACTCGCATATGCGCAATAATAATTGCGGAAAGCTTCCTAACTGGTGGGATCTAAAAAGTTGGCAGAAACTGCCATTCTACTGGGCTGCAGTTTCCAATGAGATACTTTGCGATGATCCTTTCGagaatttcaaacaattttacatAGGCAACAAAAAGTCAAGCAAGCGCATCGCCAAGCATCAATTAGATCGGACGCTCGTAATGTGGCACCGATTAAGTGGCAAGCAGCGGTTACCCTTCGTCATGGAGGCTTTCATTAGCAAGGTAGGAGCGGGCAAGGTGAACATCGCCGACGAGCATGAAATTCATCGCATCATCCGTGACTTGCAAAACAAATGA